A DNA window from Luteolibacter luteus contains the following coding sequences:
- a CDS encoding efflux RND transporter periplasmic adaptor subunit, whose product MRPIYFLPLTSLLLLPACQKKQAAGGPPQMPPAAVTFVPAATETVSITRELPGRIDPVRVAEVRARVGGILLERTFQEGVDVKAGDVLFKIDPLPLEAEKENAAAALARADANLHQSQTQMERYQSLVGSNAVSKQAYDNAESAVKVAEAEVKAATAALKTAELNLGYATVTAPISGRVGRAQVTEGALVGENETTLLATIQQLDPIYFDFTQSSADLLALQRAMKAGEVSQVEPGKTAAKLLLEDGTEYSHVGKILFSEAVVDPTTGMVTLRAEFPNPEKILLPGMFARVRVVQAVKENVVTVPQRAVTRGQGGAGTVMVIDESNHAQIRMIKTDDAVGDKWVVTSGLKAGEKVIMEGLLKARPGAPVAPEPFQSEKAAANEVSSADGKKG is encoded by the coding sequence ATGCGCCCGATCTACTTCCTGCCTCTGACTTCGCTCCTGCTCCTGCCCGCTTGCCAGAAGAAGCAAGCCGCCGGCGGCCCGCCCCAGATGCCGCCTGCCGCGGTTACTTTTGTCCCGGCCGCCACGGAAACGGTGAGCATCACCCGCGAACTCCCCGGTCGTATCGACCCGGTGCGCGTTGCAGAGGTCCGCGCCCGGGTTGGGGGCATCCTTTTGGAAAGAACCTTCCAAGAAGGTGTCGATGTGAAGGCCGGTGACGTCCTGTTCAAAATCGACCCTTTGCCGCTGGAGGCTGAAAAGGAAAACGCCGCTGCGGCCCTCGCCCGCGCGGATGCCAATCTGCATCAGAGTCAGACCCAGATGGAGCGTTATCAGTCTCTGGTCGGCTCGAATGCGGTGAGCAAGCAGGCCTACGACAATGCCGAGTCCGCCGTGAAGGTGGCCGAGGCGGAAGTAAAGGCGGCCACTGCCGCACTGAAGACTGCCGAATTGAATCTCGGCTACGCGACGGTGACCGCCCCGATCTCGGGTCGCGTCGGCCGGGCCCAAGTGACCGAAGGCGCACTCGTGGGCGAAAATGAAACCACCTTGCTCGCCACGATCCAGCAGCTCGACCCGATCTACTTTGACTTCACACAGTCGAGTGCAGACCTGCTCGCACTGCAGCGGGCGATGAAGGCTGGTGAGGTTTCCCAAGTGGAACCTGGTAAGACCGCTGCGAAGCTGTTGCTGGAAGATGGGACGGAATACTCGCATGTCGGCAAGATTCTCTTCTCCGAAGCCGTGGTTGATCCGACGACGGGGATGGTGACGCTCCGCGCCGAATTCCCGAACCCCGAAAAAATCCTGCTTCCCGGCATGTTCGCCCGCGTGCGGGTGGTGCAGGCCGTGAAGGAAAATGTGGTCACCGTGCCTCAGCGTGCGGTCACCCGCGGACAAGGCGGGGCTGGCACCGTGATGGTGATCGACGAGAGCAATCACGCGCAGATCCGGATGATCAAGACGGACGACGCGGTGGGCGACAAGTGGGTCGTCACCTCCGGTCTCAAAGCTGGTGAGAAAGTTATCATGGAAGGCCTCCTCAAGGCTCGTCCCGGCGCACCGGTGGCTCCCGAGCCCTTTCAATCCGAAAAGGCTGCAGCCAATGAGGTGAGCTCCGCGGACGGCAAGAAGGGCTGA
- a CDS encoding LysR substrate-binding domain-containing protein, producing the protein MELRHLRYFVAVADELNFRKAAERLNVTRPALSKQIKDLEEETGLHLLERDTVSVALTDAGSVFLAEARAILSDVEQAVALAREAQDGRRGELRIGSAGQIAASFLPEALRAFRGTFPDVEVVFVEMNPPEQLEALAKNEIQLGFAYGRDTENVPGMSSLLLVRSTFGVSMSKDHPLATRRSVRLEDLIKQTVLCVGDEKHSTHRRDILAMFSESGLSPQATRQIVGFESLLTMIAADQGISFLPEIMDLRSTHGIVTIPLLSERAKVDFTMWAVWKAEGTSLLVRNFVRLLERNRPVVPPMAGVA; encoded by the coding sequence ATGGAACTTCGGCATCTGAGATACTTCGTGGCGGTGGCGGATGAGCTGAATTTCCGTAAGGCGGCGGAGCGCCTGAACGTCACCCGTCCTGCCCTGAGCAAGCAAATCAAGGACTTGGAGGAAGAAACCGGCCTTCATTTGCTGGAACGTGACACGGTGAGCGTGGCGTTGACCGATGCAGGTTCCGTGTTTCTGGCGGAAGCCCGTGCGATCCTCTCCGACGTGGAGCAGGCCGTGGCGCTGGCGCGCGAGGCTCAGGACGGACGCCGCGGCGAACTCCGGATCGGCTCTGCCGGCCAGATCGCGGCCAGTTTCCTGCCCGAGGCCCTGCGTGCTTTCCGCGGTACCTTTCCGGATGTGGAGGTTGTCTTCGTGGAGATGAATCCCCCGGAGCAACTTGAAGCCCTCGCAAAAAACGAGATCCAGCTTGGCTTTGCCTACGGCCGCGACACGGAAAATGTCCCGGGAATGTCGAGCCTGCTGCTGGTGCGCTCCACCTTCGGGGTCTCGATGTCGAAAGACCACCCGCTAGCCACCCGTCGCTCGGTGAGGCTCGAGGACCTGATCAAGCAGACCGTGCTGTGCGTGGGTGATGAGAAACATTCCACCCACCGCAGGGACATCCTCGCGATGTTCTCCGAGTCCGGGCTTTCACCGCAGGCAACACGACAGATTGTCGGATTTGAATCACTTCTGACAATGATCGCTGCGGATCAGGGTATTTCCTTCCTCCCCGAGATCATGGATCTCCGCAGCACCCACGGTATCGTGACTATTCCCCTGCTCAGCGAGCGGGCAAAAGTGGACTTCACGATGTGGGCGGTGTGGAAGGCGGAGGGAACTTCACTGCTGGTGCGGAATTTCGTCCGGCTGCTGGAAAGGAATCGCCCGGTGGTACCGCCAATGGCGGGGGTGGCCTAA
- a CDS encoding DUF3806 domain-containing protein, with product MSQITTRPPNAEEQSILDGATAWVNELLEKEFKTKIRLTGTREDIPNLHTMLSEGPYTADPNAELTTFGIVFGHVLAREIPMRWVFYRDEQGSDLALQYQDLELFSFPCDMIFKRVEEGEDINEINLDLMLENLREALAEEAEKMRRSR from the coding sequence ATGTCCCAGATCACCACCCGCCCACCCAATGCGGAAGAACAGTCAATCCTCGACGGCGCCACCGCTTGGGTGAACGAGCTCCTTGAAAAGGAATTCAAGACCAAGATCAGGCTCACCGGAACGCGGGAAGACATCCCCAACCTTCACACGATGCTGAGCGAAGGTCCCTACACCGCGGATCCGAATGCCGAGCTGACCACCTTCGGCATTGTCTTCGGCCATGTGCTCGCCCGGGAGATTCCGATGCGCTGGGTCTTTTACCGGGATGAGCAAGGCAGCGACCTCGCGCTTCAGTACCAGGACTTGGAACTCTTCTCCTTCCCTTGTGACATGATCTTCAAGCGTGTCGAGGAAGGCGAGGACATCAATGAGATCAATCTCGATCTGATGCTGGAGAACTTGCGGGAGGCTCTGGCGGAAGAAGCGGAGAAAATGCGGCGGTCGAGATGA
- the guaB gene encoding IMP dehydrogenase, whose translation MADISLGLSFDDVLLVPALSEILPTESDISTYVTADIRLNIPVVSAAMDTVSEPELAVALAREGGMGVIHRACTIAEQASMVSRVKRSENAVIQKPLTVRKEQTIDEIRAIMAEHGFSGFPVVDAEGRLEGMVTGRDVRYLERPDALVQDVMTKRDRLVTAPANTELEEARRILYQNRIEKLPLVDANGKLVGLITGSDIEKRITFTNAAKDPSGRLRCGAAVGVGPDCMERGQAMLDAGADALFIDAATGHTSRVMEVISKLRSLSDRPVVAGNVVTEQGAKDLVSAGASALKVGVGPGSICTTRVIAGVGMPQFTAIQNVAAYCRERGVKVIADGGIRYSGDVVKALAAGADLVMLGSLLAGTRESPGQSVYYQGRRFKTYRGMGSLGAMRKGSGDRYGQNSSGKLVAEGVEGRVPYKGPLSDVIFQLMGGLRSGMGYVGAASLEQLRQNANFVRITPGGLRESHVHDIVITEEPTNYQPLG comes from the coding sequence ATGGCGGATATTTCTCTCGGACTCTCGTTCGACGACGTGCTTCTCGTTCCCGCATTGAGCGAGATCCTTCCCACGGAATCGGACATTTCGACTTACGTGACGGCCGACATCCGGCTGAACATTCCTGTCGTTTCGGCAGCGATGGATACCGTGTCGGAGCCTGAACTCGCAGTGGCACTGGCTCGCGAGGGCGGCATGGGCGTGATTCATCGCGCCTGCACCATCGCCGAACAGGCGTCGATGGTTTCCCGCGTGAAGCGCTCCGAAAACGCGGTCATCCAAAAACCCCTCACGGTTCGCAAGGAGCAGACCATCGATGAGATCCGCGCGATCATGGCGGAGCATGGTTTCTCCGGCTTCCCGGTTGTGGATGCCGAAGGTCGCTTGGAAGGCATGGTGACCGGTCGTGACGTCCGTTACCTCGAGCGCCCCGACGCCCTGGTCCAAGACGTGATGACCAAGCGGGATCGCCTCGTTACTGCTCCAGCCAATACCGAACTCGAGGAAGCCCGCCGCATTCTCTATCAAAACCGCATCGAGAAGCTGCCGCTGGTCGATGCGAATGGCAAGCTGGTCGGCCTGATCACTGGCTCCGACATCGAAAAGCGCATCACCTTCACCAATGCCGCAAAGGACCCGAGTGGTCGTCTTCGCTGCGGTGCTGCCGTCGGCGTCGGCCCGGACTGCATGGAGCGTGGCCAAGCCATGCTCGATGCGGGTGCCGATGCGCTCTTCATCGATGCCGCCACCGGCCACACCAGCCGCGTGATGGAAGTGATCTCCAAGCTCCGCTCCTTGTCGGACCGTCCCGTGGTGGCCGGCAATGTGGTGACGGAGCAAGGCGCGAAGGACCTTGTCTCCGCTGGTGCGAGCGCGCTGAAAGTCGGTGTCGGTCCCGGCTCGATTTGCACCACCCGCGTTATCGCTGGTGTGGGCATGCCTCAGTTCACTGCGATCCAGAACGTCGCCGCTTACTGCCGTGAGCGCGGCGTAAAGGTCATCGCCGACGGTGGCATCCGCTACTCCGGTGATGTCGTGAAGGCGCTCGCTGCCGGTGCCGATCTCGTGATGCTTGGCTCGCTCCTCGCGGGCACCCGCGAAAGCCCCGGCCAGAGCGTCTACTATCAAGGCCGCCGCTTCAAAACCTACCGTGGCATGGGCTCCCTCGGGGCCATGCGCAAGGGCTCGGGTGACCGCTATGGCCAGAACAGCTCCGGCAAGCTGGTTGCGGAAGGCGTGGAAGGCCGCGTTCCCTACAAGGGTCCGCTGTCCGACGTGATTTTCCAGCTCATGGGCGGTCTCCGCTCCGGCATGGGTTACGTCGGTGCCGCCAGCCTTGAGCAGCTCCGGCAGAACGCGAACTTCGTCCGCATCACCCCCGGTGGCCTGCGTGAAAGCCACGTTCACGATATTGTCATCACCGAGGAGCCGACCAACTACCAGCCGCTCGGCTAA
- a CDS encoding UTP--glucose-1-phosphate uridylyltransferase, giving the protein MNRGNFVPFEVKMRAAGVMEAAISAFRHNYEALCREETGLIPEEAIRPAEGLPVFEPGSEGFAPELLSQTVVIKLNGGLGTSMGLQKVKSVLEVRPGVAFLDLIVRQIVALRQASGSKVRLLLMNSFSTSEDTLGYLARHADGGFAEASEVELMQNQVPKIDEATLAPAEWPANPSLEWCPPGHGDLYPALVGSGWLDRLLADGVKYAFVSNSDNLGAVLEPGLLKHFAESGAPFLMEVTRRTPADRKGGHLAVRRDNQRLLLREVAQCPDADLDAFQDIDKHQYFNTNSIWLRLDLLKQRLEEGGGVLPLPMIRNRKTVDPRDKSSTSVIQLEVAMGAAIECFEGAQAIEVSRARFAPVKSTADLFALRSDAYSVGDDGRVELVEFRKGVPPVVKLDDSYKLVDSLGALGVPSLAACEEVAIEGLVSFSEGVILRGKVAFSAPAGGVKSVASGTYSDGEFAL; this is encoded by the coding sequence ATGAATCGAGGAAATTTCGTGCCATTTGAAGTGAAGATGCGCGCTGCAGGCGTGATGGAAGCGGCGATCAGTGCATTTCGCCACAACTACGAGGCACTTTGCCGGGAAGAGACGGGCCTCATCCCGGAAGAAGCGATTCGTCCTGCGGAGGGGCTGCCTGTTTTCGAGCCGGGTTCGGAGGGCTTCGCTCCTGAGCTCTTGTCTCAGACCGTGGTCATCAAGCTCAATGGTGGTCTGGGTACCAGCATGGGCCTGCAGAAGGTGAAGAGCGTGCTGGAGGTTCGTCCCGGTGTGGCCTTCCTGGATCTCATCGTCCGCCAGATTGTTGCGCTGCGCCAAGCCAGCGGCTCTAAAGTCCGGCTGCTGCTGATGAATAGCTTTAGCACCAGCGAGGACACCTTGGGTTACTTGGCGCGCCATGCGGACGGTGGTTTTGCCGAGGCCTCCGAGGTGGAGTTGATGCAGAACCAAGTCCCAAAGATCGACGAGGCGACCTTGGCTCCTGCTGAGTGGCCGGCGAATCCTTCCCTCGAGTGGTGTCCGCCCGGGCATGGTGACCTCTATCCGGCCCTTGTGGGCAGCGGGTGGCTGGATCGCTTGCTGGCTGATGGGGTGAAATACGCCTTCGTTTCGAATTCTGACAATCTTGGCGCCGTGCTCGAGCCGGGTCTTCTCAAGCATTTCGCAGAGTCGGGTGCCCCCTTCCTGATGGAAGTCACGCGCCGCACTCCGGCAGATCGCAAGGGTGGGCACTTGGCGGTGCGACGCGACAACCAGCGCCTCTTGCTCCGTGAGGTGGCCCAGTGTCCGGATGCCGATCTCGATGCCTTCCAGGACATCGACAAGCACCAGTATTTCAACACCAACTCCATCTGGCTGCGCCTCGATCTGCTCAAGCAGCGCCTCGAAGAGGGAGGGGGAGTGCTTCCGCTGCCTATGATCCGCAATCGCAAGACCGTCGATCCGCGTGACAAGAGCTCCACCTCGGTGATCCAACTCGAGGTCGCGATGGGGGCTGCCATCGAGTGCTTCGAAGGCGCACAGGCGATTGAGGTTTCCCGCGCGCGTTTCGCTCCGGTGAAATCGACGGCTGATCTCTTTGCCCTGCGTTCCGATGCCTACTCGGTGGGGGATGATGGCCGGGTCGAGCTCGTGGAGTTTCGCAAGGGTGTCCCTCCGGTTGTGAAACTGGACGACTCCTACAAACTGGTGGACTCGTTGGGTGCCCTCGGCGTGCCCTCTCTCGCCGCCTGCGAGGAGGTGGCAATCGAGGGGCTCGTGAGCTTTTCCGAGGGGGTGATCCTCAGGGGTAAGGTTGCCTTCTCTGCGCCGGCGGGAGGGGTGAAATCGGTCGCTTCGGGCACCTATTCCGATGGAGAATTCGCGCTTTAA
- a CDS encoding HAD family hydrolase: protein MATIGEFNLSAEGFEAVIFDCDGTLVNSMPSHFEAWCEALALHGAGGIFKEDVFYAMGGRPTKDIVVEINDEYGLKLDPERVAFAKREAFLKKLGQLDLIDEVAEFAESLRGKVPMAIATGGTRLVIEKTLQAVGVSDLFEEVVTADDVKVGKPAPDIFLKAAQLLGVAPEKCLVLEDAPAGVMAAQLAGMTVISIPAPLNVAKK, encoded by the coding sequence ATGGCGACTATCGGTGAATTCAATCTGTCGGCTGAGGGCTTCGAGGCGGTGATTTTCGACTGCGACGGCACTTTGGTGAATTCGATGCCATCCCACTTTGAAGCCTGGTGCGAAGCGCTGGCTCTCCATGGTGCCGGTGGAATCTTCAAGGAGGACGTGTTCTACGCCATGGGCGGCCGTCCGACGAAGGACATCGTCGTTGAGATCAACGACGAATACGGCTTGAAGCTCGATCCGGAGCGAGTCGCCTTCGCCAAGCGCGAGGCTTTCCTCAAGAAGCTGGGCCAGCTCGATCTGATCGATGAAGTCGCTGAATTTGCCGAAAGCCTTCGTGGCAAGGTTCCGATGGCCATCGCCACCGGCGGTACCCGCTTGGTGATCGAGAAAACCCTGCAAGCCGTGGGGGTCTCCGATCTGTTCGAAGAAGTGGTGACCGCGGACGACGTGAAGGTCGGCAAGCCGGCTCCTGATATTTTCCTCAAGGCCGCCCAGCTCCTCGGTGTGGCTCCCGAGAAGTGCCTGGTGCTCGAAGATGCACCGGCGGGCGTGATGGCCGCCCAACTCGCGGGCATGACGGTGATCTCGATCCCCGCGCCGCTGAACGTCGCCAAAAAGTAA
- a CDS encoding efflux RND transporter permease subunit gives MAQFFIDRPVFAWVVSILISLLGIISITQLPVAQYPQVAPPSISITANYAGASAETLTDTVTSVIEQNLNGIDNLLYMTSASDANGSATITLYFKPGTNPDVAQVQVQNKVQLATPNLPSTVQQQGVVVAKATRNFMMFIALTTDDGSMDAISLGNYMAASVLDPLRRVQGVGEVVQFGTQYAMRVWLDPDKLVSYGMTPGDVNAAIQAQNTQVPVGQIGQLPAVPGQQLNIILQGRSTLREAEEFRNIVLRVNTDGSRVYLRDVARVELGGQDYSIKARIDGKPTAAAAVKLSPTANAMDTAEGVRKEVERLQEFFPPGVKVIYPLDTSTFVKISVEEVLKTLVEAIILVFLVMYLFLQNFRATLIPTLVVPVALLGTCGLMAAFGFSINVLTMFGMVLAIGILVDDAIVVVENVERIMSEEGLPAKEATRKAMSQITGALIGITLVLTAVFIPMAFFGGSVGTIYRQFTMSMVSCMLFSVFLAMSLTPALCGTLLKQVDAGHHMTKRGPFGWFNRAFDATTNGYQGVVSGMLRHAWAGLVALVIVCLGVAHLYKKMPSSFLPEEDQGYFLTLVMLPDGATDERTGEALIQMEEYFAKQPEIEHYFTVAGFSFTGKAQNSGLAFLRLKPWEEREGKEHRVQEIIKRGIVGLGSIKDAFVFPINPPAIPELGTSSGFDFWLQDLGGVGHEKLMAARDQLLGLAGANSADPNGVLTGVRPEGLNDTAQIKIELDQDKASALGVSLADINTTMQTAFGSAYVNNFVNGARVQRVIVQLDAPFRMTPEDLGKIWLRNKQGQMVPLSSVTKTDWSFGSPQLQRYNGVPAVNIKGAAKPGRSSGEAMAEMEKLAKELPPGLGFEWSGQSLEEKISGNQAPLLYGVSILIVFLCLAALYESWSIPVAVIMVVPLGILGALAAVSFRELPNDVYFKVGLLTTVGLSTKNAILIIEFALDLEKTGKGLIEATLEAVKLRLRPILMTSMAFILGVVPLVISTGAGSASQNAIGTGVAGGMISGTVLAVFLVPLFYVVVRRITARFSSSKNPESETTDKTLTGDIRHA, from the coding sequence ATGGCCCAATTTTTCATCGACCGCCCCGTCTTCGCTTGGGTGGTTTCCATCCTGATCTCCCTGCTGGGAATCATTTCGATCACGCAGTTGCCGGTGGCGCAGTACCCTCAGGTCGCCCCGCCATCGATTTCGATCACCGCGAACTACGCCGGTGCCTCCGCTGAGACGCTGACCGACACCGTGACCTCGGTGATCGAGCAGAACCTCAACGGGATCGACAACCTGCTCTACATGACGTCCGCGAGCGACGCGAACGGTTCCGCGACGATTACGCTCTATTTCAAGCCCGGCACCAACCCCGACGTGGCCCAAGTGCAGGTGCAGAACAAGGTGCAGCTCGCGACGCCGAATCTCCCTTCCACCGTGCAGCAGCAGGGTGTCGTGGTGGCGAAGGCGACGCGGAACTTCATGATGTTCATCGCGCTCACCACCGATGACGGCAGCATGGATGCCATCTCGTTGGGGAACTACATGGCTGCCAGCGTGCTCGACCCGCTGCGCCGCGTGCAGGGCGTGGGTGAAGTCGTGCAGTTCGGCACCCAGTATGCCATGCGCGTGTGGCTGGATCCCGACAAGCTCGTGAGCTACGGAATGACCCCGGGCGACGTGAACGCTGCGATCCAAGCGCAGAACACCCAGGTGCCCGTTGGTCAGATCGGCCAGCTTCCCGCAGTCCCGGGCCAGCAGCTCAATATCATTCTCCAAGGCCGCTCGACCCTCCGTGAGGCGGAGGAGTTCCGGAACATCGTGCTCCGCGTGAATACCGACGGCTCGCGTGTCTATCTGCGCGATGTCGCCCGCGTCGAGCTCGGCGGTCAGGATTACTCGATCAAGGCCCGCATTGACGGCAAGCCCACCGCGGCAGCAGCCGTGAAGCTCTCGCCCACCGCGAACGCGATGGATACCGCCGAGGGCGTGCGCAAGGAAGTGGAGCGCCTGCAGGAATTCTTCCCGCCGGGTGTGAAGGTGATCTATCCGCTGGATACTTCCACCTTCGTGAAGATCTCGGTGGAAGAGGTGCTGAAGACCCTCGTGGAAGCCATCATCCTGGTGTTCCTGGTGATGTATCTCTTCCTGCAGAATTTCCGGGCCACGCTGATTCCCACGCTGGTGGTGCCCGTCGCCTTGCTAGGCACCTGCGGATTGATGGCGGCCTTCGGTTTCTCCATCAACGTGCTGACGATGTTCGGCATGGTGCTCGCCATCGGTATCCTCGTGGACGATGCCATCGTGGTGGTCGAAAACGTCGAACGTATCATGAGCGAGGAAGGTCTCCCTGCGAAGGAGGCCACCCGCAAGGCGATGAGCCAGATCACCGGCGCGCTGATCGGTATCACCTTGGTGCTGACTGCGGTGTTCATCCCGATGGCCTTCTTCGGCGGTTCGGTGGGCACGATTTACCGCCAGTTCACCATGTCGATGGTGTCGTGTATGCTCTTCTCGGTATTCCTCGCGATGTCGCTGACCCCGGCGCTTTGCGGAACCCTGCTGAAGCAGGTGGATGCCGGTCACCACATGACCAAGCGTGGCCCCTTCGGGTGGTTCAACCGCGCCTTCGACGCCACCACCAACGGCTACCAGGGCGTGGTCAGCGGCATGCTGCGCCATGCTTGGGCAGGTCTGGTGGCGCTTGTGATCGTTTGCTTGGGTGTGGCCCATCTCTATAAGAAGATGCCGTCCTCCTTCCTTCCTGAAGAAGACCAAGGCTACTTCCTGACCCTCGTGATGCTTCCCGACGGCGCGACCGACGAGCGCACCGGCGAGGCTCTGATCCAGATGGAGGAATATTTCGCCAAGCAGCCCGAGATCGAACACTACTTCACCGTGGCTGGCTTCAGCTTCACGGGTAAGGCCCAGAACTCCGGTCTCGCTTTCCTGCGCCTGAAGCCATGGGAAGAGCGTGAAGGCAAGGAGCACCGCGTGCAGGAAATCATCAAGCGGGGCATCGTCGGCCTCGGTTCGATCAAGGACGCCTTCGTCTTCCCGATCAACCCGCCCGCCATTCCCGAGCTCGGCACCTCGTCCGGCTTTGACTTTTGGCTGCAGGATCTCGGCGGCGTGGGCCACGAGAAACTGATGGCTGCCCGCGACCAGTTGCTCGGCTTGGCAGGCGCGAACTCCGCTGACCCGAATGGTGTCCTCACCGGCGTCCGTCCGGAAGGCCTGAACGACACCGCTCAAATCAAGATCGAGCTCGATCAGGACAAGGCCAGCGCTCTCGGCGTCTCCCTCGCGGACATCAATACCACGATGCAGACCGCTTTCGGTTCCGCCTATGTGAATAACTTCGTGAACGGTGCCCGTGTGCAGCGCGTGATTGTGCAGCTCGATGCACCCTTCCGCATGACCCCGGAAGACTTGGGCAAGATTTGGCTGAGGAACAAGCAGGGCCAAATGGTGCCGCTTTCCTCCGTGACCAAGACCGACTGGTCCTTCGGTTCTCCCCAGCTCCAGCGCTACAACGGCGTGCCTGCGGTGAATATCAAGGGTGCCGCCAAGCCAGGCCGCAGCTCCGGTGAAGCCATGGCCGAGATGGAAAAACTCGCCAAGGAACTCCCTCCGGGACTCGGCTTCGAGTGGTCCGGCCAGTCGCTGGAAGAAAAAATCTCCGGTAACCAGGCCCCGCTGCTCTACGGCGTCTCGATCCTGATTGTGTTCCTCTGCCTCGCCGCCCTCTACGAAAGCTGGTCCATCCCCGTGGCCGTGATCATGGTGGTCCCACTGGGGATTCTCGGGGCGCTCGCCGCCGTGTCCTTCCGGGAACTGCCGAATGACGTGTATTTCAAGGTGGGCCTGCTCACCACGGTGGGCCTCTCGACCAAAAACGCCATTCTGATCATCGAGTTCGCGCTCGACCTGGAAAAGACCGGGAAGGGTCTGATCGAGGCCACCTTGGAGGCGGTGAAACTGCGCTTGCGCCCGATTTTGATGACCTCCATGGCCTTCATTCTGGGTGTCGTCCCGCTGGTGATCAGCACCGGCGCCGGCTCCGCCAGTCAGAATGCGATTGGCACGGGCGTTGCAGGCGGCATGATCTCCGGCACGGTGCTTGCGGTTTTCCTCGTTCCGCTATTCTACGTCGTCGTCCGTCGCATCACGGCTCGATTCAGTTCTTCCAAAAATCCGGAATCCGAAACCACCGACAAGACTCTAACCGGAGACATCCGTCATGCGTAA
- the guaA gene encoding glutamine-hydrolyzing GMP synthase, whose amino-acid sequence MQEINHVAVLDFGSQYTQLIVRRVRELGYFAKLYALEDFPNIGKPGAIILSGGPKSTSEPDAPDLDFEALKGFGVPVLGVCYGMQLLNIKFGGSVKASNRREYGPATLVPGESSGLYEGVSKDSQVWMSHSDTVENLPACAVVIAANQHGTPVSLKWGESFYGIQFHPEVTHSHEGNRILHNFLLTAGELEPFHIEDFKRELIEGIKQTVGSKQVVCGVSGGVDSTVLAVLLHEAGVNVRAIYVDHGLMRKDETAEVQNNFHRMGVEIETIDASERFLGALAGVADPEAKRKIIGELFIDTFWDAVGDAEMLAQGTLYPDVIESASNAKSKASKIKTHHNRVDRILELQAQGKVLEPLAELFKDEVRALGASLGIAHDILWRHPFPGPGLAVRCPGDITKEKLDIIRECDAIFIGKLKEHGWYEKVWQAYAGLIPVKTVGVKGDERSYEWSTNLRAVVSDDAMTADWVELPSQILRETSNRILNEVRGINRVLYDISTKPPASIEWE is encoded by the coding sequence ATGCAGGAAATCAACCACGTCGCGGTCCTCGACTTCGGCTCACAGTACACCCAACTCATCGTCCGTCGCGTGCGGGAGCTCGGCTACTTCGCCAAGCTCTACGCGCTTGAGGACTTTCCGAACATCGGCAAACCCGGAGCGATCATTCTCTCTGGCGGTCCGAAGAGCACCTCCGAGCCGGATGCTCCGGACCTCGACTTCGAGGCGCTGAAAGGCTTCGGCGTTCCGGTGCTCGGCGTGTGCTATGGGATGCAGCTCCTGAACATCAAGTTCGGCGGCAGCGTGAAAGCCAGCAACCGCCGCGAGTACGGTCCGGCCACGCTGGTTCCGGGCGAGAGCAGCGGTCTCTACGAAGGCGTCTCCAAGGACTCGCAGGTCTGGATGAGCCACTCGGACACGGTGGAGAACCTGCCGGCCTGCGCGGTGGTGATCGCGGCGAACCAGCATGGCACGCCGGTCTCGCTGAAGTGGGGCGAGAGCTTCTACGGCATCCAGTTCCATCCGGAAGTGACGCACAGCCACGAGGGCAACCGGATCTTGCACAACTTCCTGCTGACGGCGGGAGAGCTGGAGCCTTTCCACATCGAAGACTTCAAGCGCGAGCTGATCGAAGGAATCAAGCAGACCGTGGGCAGCAAGCAGGTGGTCTGCGGCGTCTCCGGCGGTGTGGATAGTACGGTGCTTGCCGTACTTCTGCACGAGGCCGGGGTGAATGTCCGTGCCATCTATGTCGATCACGGCCTGATGCGGAAGGACGAGACCGCGGAGGTGCAGAACAACTTCCATCGCATGGGTGTGGAGATCGAAACCATCGATGCCTCCGAGCGCTTCCTCGGTGCCCTCGCGGGCGTAGCGGATCCGGAAGCCAAGCGCAAGATCATCGGCGAGCTCTTCATCGACACCTTCTGGGATGCAGTGGGGGACGCCGAGATGCTGGCTCAGGGCACCCTCTATCCAGACGTGATTGAGAGCGCTTCGAACGCGAAGTCGAAGGCGAGCAAGATCAAGACACACCACAACCGCGTGGACCGCATCCTGGAGCTGCAGGCGCAGGGCAAGGTGCTGGAGCCGCTGGCAGAGCTCTTCAAGGACGAGGTGAGGGCGCTGGGTGCCTCGCTCGGCATCGCTCACGATATCCTTTGGCGGCACCCTTTCCCGGGCCCCGGCTTGGCGGTGCGCTGCCCTGGCGATATTACCAAGGAGAAGCTGGATATCATCCGTGAGTGCGACGCGATCTTCATCGGCAAGCTCAAGGAGCACGGCTGGTATGAAAAGGTCTGGCAGGCCTACGCCGGGCTGATCCCGGTCAAGACGGTCGGCGTGAAGGGCGACGAACGCTCCTATGAGTGGTCCACGAATCTCCGTGCGGTAGTCTCGGACGATGCCATGACTGCCGATTGGGTCGAACTGCCTTCCCAGATCCTTCGCGAGACCAGCAATCGCATCCTCAACGAGGTTAGGGGCATCAACCGCGTCCTCTACGACATCTCGACCAAGCCCCCGGCGAGCATCGAGTGGGAGTGA